Below is a genomic region from Myxococcus fulvus.
TTCAGGGTGGGGATGCCAGGGGCCTCGCCGGTGGCGGGGGCCTCCGACTTCTTGCAGCCCGTCCCCACCAGCAGCGCGACGGAGACGGCCGCGAAGGCCAGGGGGATGAGCAGGAATGACGAAGGTGGCTTCATGGGGTGGGGGGTCCGCATGTCGGAAGGGAGAAGGGCGCGGGCCAACAGCAGGCCCGCGCGGAAATTTCACTCGTGTGCGCGGCTGGGGCGCTGCGTGGTGTGGTCGAAGCGGGACGCCAGTCCGTCACCCAGCCACTGGACGAGCTGCACCAGCGCCAGCAACACGGCGAGGCAGCCCAGCATGACGTCGGTGCGGAAGCGCATGTAGCCGTACTTCACCGCCAGGTCTCCCAGCCCACCTCCGCCCACGGCGCCCGCCATGGCGCTGTAGCCGAGCAGGCTGATAACCACGAGCGCGATGCCGCGCACGAGAGACGGCAGGGCCTCCGGCAACAACACCCGGAAGATGACCCGCCGGTGCGTGGAGCCCATCGCGATGGCGGCCTCCACCAGCCCTCCATCCACCTCGCGCAGCCCCTGCTCCACCACCCGGCCCATGAAGGGAATGGCCGCGACCACCAGCGGGACGATGGCCGCCGTGGTGCCGATGGTCGTCCCCACGAGCAACCGCGTCAGCGGGACGATGGCCACCATCAAGATGATGAACGGCACCGAGCGCCCCACGTTGACCAACGTGCCCAGCACGCGGTTCAGCGCCGGCCGCTCCCACAGTCCGCCCCGGTCCGTGAGCACCAGCAGCACACCCAACGGCAGCCCCAGCACCACCACCAGCACCGTGGCCACCGACGTCATGTAGAGCGTCTCGAGTGTCGCCACCCACAACGCCCGCGCCAGTTGTTCACCAGGCATGGGCCGCCTCCTCGGACGTCAGGCCCTGCTCACGCAGGAACGCCAGCGCCTGGCTCACGGCGTCCGGCGCGCCCGTGAGCTCGAACAACAGCCGGCCCACGCGCGCTTCCCCCACGCGCTCCAGCGAGCCCTCCAACAGGTGCGCGTCCACGTCGAACCGCCGCGCCAGCGTGGACAGGATGGGCCGCGTCGAGTGCTCACCCGACAAGGACAGCGACACCCGCTGTCCGCCTCGCAGCACCGAGCCCTCGCCCGTGGCAAACGGCGGATAGCACAGCTCATGCAGATGCGTGCCCGGCCGCGACAGGAGCTCCACCACCTTGCCTTGCTCCACCAGCCGGCCCTGCTCCAGCACCGCCACCGAGTCGCAGATGGCCTTCACCACCTCCATCTGGTGCGTGATGAGCAGGACGGTGAGCCCCAGCTGCCGATTCAGGTCCTTCAGCAGCGACAGCACCGAGCGCGTCGTCTCCGGGTCCAGCGACGACGTCGCCTCGTCCGACAGCAGGATGCGTGGACGCGGCGCCAGCGCCCGCGCGATTCCCACCCGCTGCTTCTGCCCGCCCGACAGCCGCGAGGGATACACGTCCGCCTTGTCCGACAGCCCCACCAGCGAGAGCAGCTCCGCGACCCGCTCGCGAATCTGCTCGCGCGACAGGCCCGCCACCTCCAGCGGGTAGGCGACGTTCTCTGCCACCGTCTGCGAGGAGAACAGGTTGAAGTGCTGGAAGATCATCCCGATGCCCTGCCGCGCCTGGCGCAGCTCATCGGGACTCAACGACAGCATCTCCTTGCCGTTCACCCGCACGCGCCCCTGGGTGGGGCGCTCCAGCAGGTTGACGCAGCGGATGAGCGTGGACTTGCCGGCGCCACTCTGTCCGAGCACGCCGAACACCTCGCCCGGGTCCACCCGCAGCGTCACGTCCTGGAGCGCCGACACCTCACGCCCGCCCTGCCTGTACACCTTGCTGATACCGCGCAACTCAATCATCCAGCGACTCCCTGCGGTGTCTTCGCCAGCTCCTCGGCGAAGGCCGCGAACAAGCTCCAGTAACGCTCGCCGGTGTCCGGCAGCACCGTGAGCACCGTCTTGCCGGGCCCCAGACGGCGCGCCACCTGACGGGCCGCGTGCAGCGCCGCGCCACTGGAGATACCGACGAGCAGTCCCTCCTTGCGCGCCAGGTCCTTCGCGGCGACGTACGCATCCACGTCCGCCACGTCGATGACCTCGTCGTACACGGCGCGGTCCAGCACCTCCGGGACGAAGTTGGCGCCGATGCCCTGGATGCGGTGCGGCCCCGCCTTGCCCTCGGTGAGCAGCGGCGAGCGCAACGGCTCCACCGCGATGACCTGGAGCCGCGGGTTGGCCTTCTTCAACACGCCGCCCGCGCCGGTGATGGTGCCGCCCGTGCCGATGCCCGCCACGAAGGCGTCCAGCTTCGTCACATCCAAATCGCCCAGAATCTCCTTCGCCGTGGTGCGGCGGTGGATCTCCGGGTTGGACGGGTTGCGGAACTGCTGCGGCATGAAGCCCTTGTCGCCCAGCTGCTTGAGCAGCTCGTCGGCCGCCTCGACGGCGCCGTTCATGCCCTTGGCCGCGGGCGTGAGCACCAGCTCTGCGCCATACGCCTCCAGGATGCGCCGGCGCTCCACGCTCATGCTCTCCGGCATGGTGAGGATGATGCGATAGCCCTTCACCGCGGCGACCATCGCGAGCGCCACTCCGGTGTTGCCGCTGGTGGGCTCGACAATCGTCATGCCCGGGCGCAGCCGGCCGTGGTTCTCCGCGTCCTCGAGCATGGCCAGGCCGATGCGGTCCTTCACGCTGCCGCCCGGGTTGAAGAACTCGACCTTGGCCAGGAGCGTGGCCTCCTCCGGCGTGCCGATGCGCGACAGGCGGACGATGGGCGTGCGGCCGATGAGCTGCGTCACGTCGGGGTAGATGTTGTTGGGCATCCGGTCTCTCGGTGGGAAGGGCCGGGACCTCGATGCAGCGCCCCGGCGTGTGGGGAAAAAAGAGAACGGCCCGTCTCCAGGTGCTGGGGACGGGCCGGACACGCCTGTGCGCGAAGGACGCTCAGTACGCTCGAACGGACGGACCCGTCGTGACGCGACAACACATGCCGCGACAACAGGTTCCGGACGTGGCGACGAAGACGAGCATCGGCCTCCAGACGTAATCAATCCGTCCCGCACTGTCAATCCGACCGCCCCCTAAGCGGCCTCACGGAAGGCGCGGCCCAGCGCGTTCGCCAGGTCCGCCTGGAGGTCTTCCACGTCTTCCAGGCCCACGGAGAATCGGATGAGCGCGTCGGTGATTCCCCGACGCTCGCGCTCGGCGGCGGGCACGGAGGCATGCGAGTGCCTCGCCGGCACCGTGAGGATGCTCTCCACCGCGCCCAGCGACACGCCGAGCAGCGGCAGCTCGAGCGCCTCCACGAACGCCGCCGTCATCGCGTCGCTCGCCAGTCGGAAGGACACCACCGCGCCGATGCCAGGGTAGTAGACCTGCTCGATTTCGCGCCGGCCAGCGAGCCAGCGAGCCAACGCCGCGGCCGTTCGCACCTGCCGCTCCATGCGGACCTGGAGCGTCTTGATGCCGCGCTGGAGCAGGAAGCAGTCCTGGGGGCCGAGCACCGCGCCCACCGCGTTCTGGAGGAAGTAGACCTCCTTCGCCAGCTCCGGCGTGCGCACCGCTACCGTGCCCGCGATGACGTCGCTGTGCCCGCTCAGGAACTTGGTGGCCGAGTGCACGACGATGTCCGCGCCCTCGGTGAGCGGCCGCGACAGGTAGGGCGACAGGAACGTGTTGTCCACGATGAGCAGCGCGCCGTACGTGCGCGCGAGCGCGGACATGGCCTTGACGTCGGTGCGCCTGAGGAACGGGTTGCTCACCGTCTCCACCAGCAGGCCCTTCGTCTCGGGACGGAACGCGGCGCGCACGGCCTCCGGGTCGCTCGTGTCCACGAAGGTGGCCTTCAGCCCGAAGCGACTGAACACCCGGGTGAGCACCCGATAGGTGCCGCCGTAACAGTCATCGGTGACGACCAGGTGGTCGCCCGCGCTGAAGAGCATCAGCACGGTGGACAGCGCGGCCATGCCGGAGCCGAAGGCGAACGCCCCCGCGCCCTCGTCGAGCGTGGCGAGCACGCCCTCCAACGCCTTGCGTGTCGGGTTGCCGGAGCGCGCGTAGTCGAACTCGCCGGGCGTCTCCAGACCCGGCTGGTCGAACATGGACACCTGGTAGATGGGCACCGCCGCGGCGCCCGTCACCGGGTCCACTTCATGGCCGGTGTGCAGCAGGCGCGTGGCGAACGTCTTCGAAGCGGGAGTGCCCGTCGAGCGCCTGGGCCAGGTCGGAGATGATGTCATGGCAGTCCTCGATACCCACGGAGAGGCGAAGCAGTCGGTCGGTGATGCCAAGCTGTTCCCGGCGCGCGACGGGGATGTCCGCGTGGGTCTGCGTGGCGGGGAAGGTGATGAGCGTCTCGACTCCGCCGAGTGACTCGGCGAAGAGGCACAGGCGCACGCCGGCGAGCACCTGGGGGACGAGGGCCGCGTCCTTCACGCTGAAGGACAACATGCCGCCCTGGCCCGCGTAGTGGACGCGCTCCACCTTGGGATGGCTGGATAGGAACGCGGCCACCTCGCGTGCGTTGGACTGGTGGCGCTCCATGCGCAGCGCGAGCGTCTTGAGGCCGCGGATGACCAGGTACGCGTCCTGCGGCCCCAGGATGGCGCCGATGCCGTTCTGGATGTACGCGAGCTTCTCTCCCAGCGCCGCGTCGCGGACCACGAGCGCGCCGGCGACGACGTCGTTGTGTCCCGCCAGGTACTTGGTGGCCGAGTGCACGACGAGGTCCGCGCCCAGCTCCAGCGGACGCTGGAGGTACGGGGTGAGGAAGGTGTTGTCGACGATGAGCAGCACGCCCGCCTCGCGTGTGAGCGCCACCAGCGCGGGCAGGTCCGCCGACTTCATCAGCGGGTTGGTGGGTGTCTCCACCACCACGGCCTTGGTGTTGGGGCGCAGCGCGGCGCGCACGGCCTCTGGCTTCGTCGTGTCCACGAAGGTGTGGGGCAGGTGGAGCAGCCGGTCCACGAGGCGGAACGTGCCGCCGTAGAGGTCCTCGGTGAGGACCACGTGGTCCTCGGGGCCGAAGAGGCTGAGCGCGGCGTGCAGCGCGGCCATGCCGGACGCGAAGGCGAGCCCGCGGGCGCCACCCTCGAGCTGCGCGAGCGCGTCCTCCAGCGCGGCGCGGGTGGGGTTCTTCGTGCGCGAGTAGTCGTAGCCGGTGGACTGCCCGAGCGCGGGGTGTTGGTAGGTGGCGGAGTGGTAGACGGGGACGGCGATGGCGCCGGTGGCCGGGTCGCGGCGGGTGCCGGCGTGGACGAGGGCGGTGGCGAGCTTCATGGACATGCTTCCTTTCGGAGCCGAGGGTGCTTCATCGACCGCGGAGCGTCTGGGAGACGCGGAGGATGTCGGCCAGGACACCGGAGGCCGTCACGGCGCCCCCCGCGCCCGCGCCGCGCACGGTGAGCGGGAACTCGTTGTGCCGCGTGGTGGTGAAGGACACGAAGGACTCGGAGCCGCGCAGGTCCGCGGCCGGCTGTCCCGCCTCCACGGGCGCGAGCCCCACGCGGATGACGGGGGTGTCGGTGCCCAGCCGCGTCGGGTCGATGCGGGCCAGGTAGCGCAGCACGGTGCCGCCCTGGCGGGCGTGCTCCACCTTGCGGGTGTACTCCGCGTCGAGTGCGCGGAGGCTTCGCAGGTAGGACTCGGCGGTGTCGCCCGCGTCGGCGGGCTCGGGGACGAAGGGCTCCAGCGCGACGTCGGAGAGGGACAGGGGCAGGCCCAGCTCGCGGGCGAGGATGAGCGCCTTGCGGGCGACGTCGGCGCCGGACAGGTCCTCGCGCGGGTCGGGCTCGGTGAAGCCGCGCTCCTTGGCCGTGCGCACGGCGGCGGACAGCGGCACGCCGGCCATCAGCTCGTTGCAGATGAAGCCCAGCGTGCCGGAGAGGGACGCGGTGATGAGGCGCACGGTGTCGCCGGTGCGCACCAGGTTGGCGAGCGTGTCGATGACGGGGAGGCTGGAGGCCACCGTCGTCTCGTAATGGTAGGCCACGTGGTGACGGCGGGCCTCGGCGAGCAGGGCCTCGCGCTCGTTCCACGGCAGGGCGAGCGGCTTCTTGTTCGCGGCGACCACGTGGATGCCCCGACGGAACGCCTCGGTGTAGAGCGAGGCGACGTCGCCGTTGGCGGTGCAGTCGACGAGGATGGGCACGGGCAGCCGGCGCAGCTCGTCGAGCAGCGGCGGCAGGGCGCGCGTGCCGGACTCACCGCGGACGACGCGCGCGAGCTGCTCCTCGAGTCCCTCCAACGGCAGGCCGGCCGGGTTGAACAGGCTGCGCCGGCTGTCGGCGATGCCCACCACGCGCAGGGCGATTCCATGTCGCTCGCGCAGCAGCGCCTCCTGGCTGCGCAGCTGGGTGAGGAGCTGTCCGCCCACGGTGCCCTTGCCGAGGAGGAAGAGGCTGACCTGCTGGTGGGCGAGGTTGAAGGCGGCGTGCGTGGTGCGCACGGCGATGGCGGTGTCCGCCGCGTCGACCACGCAGGAGATGGAGCGGGAGCTGGCGCCCTGGGCGCTGGCGCGCACGCCGACGCCCACCGCGCCCAGCGCGCTGAAGAAGCGGCCGGCCACGTTGACGCCATGGCCCATCGCCTCGGCCACGAGGGTGACGAGCGTCACCGGCTGCCGGATGCCGAGCGGCTCGACCTCGCGGCGGACGAGCTCCTGGGCGAGCTCCCTCTCCAGCGCGGTCCTGGCGCGCTCGGTGTCGGGGCGGGGGATGACGACGGCGATGGACTGGCCGTTGGCGGACTGGGCGGTCATCCACACGGTGATGCGGGCCGAGCGCAGCGCCGCGAGGACGCGCTCGCCCAGCTGGAACTGGTCGGAGAGCTTGCGCACCTCGATGCCGAGCAGGGCCAGGTCCTCGCGGGTGGCGATGCAGGTGGGGCGCTGGACGTCGCTCGAGCCGACGGCGTCGATGAGCGTGCCCGGGTGCTCCGGGTGCATGGTGTTGCGGATGCGCAGGGAGATGCCGGACTCGATGAGCGGAATCATCGTGCGCGGGTGCAGCATGCGCACGCCGACGGCGGCCAGCTCCAGGCCCTCGCCGTGGGAGAGGTGCGGGACGGGGTAGGCGTCGCTCACCAGGTCCGGGTCCGCGGTGTGCAGTCCGAGCACGTCGGTCCACACGGTGACTTCGGTGGCGCCCAGGCCCTGCGCGACGAGGGCGGCGGTGTAGTCGGAGCCGTTGCGGCCGAGCGTGGTGGTGCGGCCGTCGGGCGTCGACGCGATGAAGCCGGGGATGACGGGCACGGTGGTGCCCCACTCGGCGCTGCTCGACTGGAGCCGCTCGCGAGTGCGGGGTACGTCCACGCGCGCGGTGCCGAAGGCGTCATCGGTGACGAGCAGGTGCCGTGCGTCGCGGAAGCGGGCCTGGGTGCCGGAGGCCTCGAGCAGCTCGGCGAGGAGCGTGGCGGAGACCAGCTCGCCGAAGGAGAGCACCTTGTCCTTGGACGCAGGGGAACACTCGCGGGTGAGCGAGAGTCCATGGAGGAGGCGTTGCAGGGGCGCGAGGAGTTGGTCGACGCGCGCGGCGAGCGTGGCGGACTGCGCGGGGTGGAGCGCGGCGGCGTTCGTCTTGGCGAGGTGAGCGATGCGGCCCACGACGGTGAGAGCGCCTTCCAGCTCGCCACGGGTGGCGAGGTCCGCGGCCTCGAGCAGCCAGTCGGTGGTGTCGCCCATGGCGGACACGACGACGGCGAGCGGGCCCGTGCGAGCGTGTTGTCCAATCAACTCGATGACCTGACGCAGTCGGCGCGGGGAACCCACGGAGGAGCCGCCGAACTTCATCACCCGATAGGAATTGCTGCGCATCTGCGAACCTCGAACGAGGGCCCAAAGGCCCTGAAGACATGGAGGCGCACGTCCGCGCCGCCGACGCACACGTCGAGCGAGCGCGGCGCTGGAGCGCCGACGAGAGGAAGGGGGAGGAGAGGTGAATCCCTAGCCGGCGTGCACCGGCCCGCGCATTCGCGCGAGCGTGCGCAGCAGGGCGTGGCGCATTCGGACGCTCTCGGGCGAGCGGAACGCGCGACGGACCTTCGCGGGGTACAGGGGGGCGATGCGAGCGGTGGGAACCACGAGGTCCTCTCTCACCGAAGCGGAGGGACTGCCTCGCCTCGGACACTTGGTTTGCCCGGGGAGCACCTGCTCTCCGGACCGCATCGTTTGGACACCTTGGAGGTCCGTCTCCAGGTTGTCGGGCCACCGCCGAAGCGGTACCGCTCTTGATGCTGCATGCGAAATAAACGGGATGCGGGGCCTTGTCAATCCCACGCAAGCCCGCATGGTTGTCCTGGCAAGACTTGGAAGTGAGGCTGCTGACTGCGCTTGCGGGTCTTCCCGAAAGCGTCGCGCCCCGCATCGGGTGAGCGATGCAGGGCGCGGAGGTTCACGGCATGCACTGCCCCGGGTTGCTGAGGTCGGGGATGCAGGTCTCCGTGAACAGGCGCAGGTCGTGGAAGATGAGCTCCGAAATCGAGTTGTACGAGTTGACGACGTAGAGCTCGAAGGTGACCTGCATCCCGGGCTCCACCAGTGTCTCCACCTCGAACGCGCCGACGGGCGCGTGCTGCACGATGGGGAGGTCGCGCGAGGCGACCTGGATCCAATCCGGGAACGGCCCACCCCGCTGCTTGATGACGAGCCTCAAGGTGGTGGCGGTGCTGCATCCGCCCGCGGCGGCGCAGTAGTACTCATCGAGCGACACGAACGCCGTGCCGCGCACCACGGCGGGACGGATGTGGTCGACGTAGGAGGTCAGCTTCGCCTGGAGGACGGGCGAGCCCGTGTAGCGGGACCAGCTCGCCGCCTCGTACGTGGCGTTCGCCAGGTCGCACTTCACCTTCTCCACGCGGTACAGGAAGTTGTCGAAGGTGCCCCAGTACAGCGACGCCGCCTTGACCTCGCGTGCTCCTCGCAGCGGGTCCGCCCGGACGTACGTCGCGGCACTGTAGGGATGCAGCCAGTGGCTCCACGGCGTCTGTCCCGAGGGACACGCCGTCTGCTTGTCCCCATCGAGCCAGCAGAGCCAGTTGGACGTGCGTAGCGCGGGGTCACAAACGGGGAGCGTCACCTCCGTGCCGGTGAGCTCCGCCTCGCTCGTGCCCAGTGTGTCCGGAGCGCCCGCGGCTCCCCCGAGGCTTCCGTCACCAGAGCCGCCACACGCCGTGGCACCCATCAGGGACAGAAGGGTCATGGTGCGAATGATTGGTGTCACATTGTTTCCTTGGATGGATGAGGGCGTCGGCCGGATGCGGCCAGCGTTCCCTTGAATGCAGTACGAGCCGTGGCTCGCGGGCTGGCTGCTCACCCCGGTGATTTCCGGCGCGGCCCCTGGGCCGGACAGGCGGTGATGTGCGCCGTGGGGCCACAGGCCGTGGTCCGCTCGGGGCCATCACAGTGTGATGGATTCGGTCACACCTGTGGCCGTGGTGCTGGCTCGCAACCTGTTGGAATCGCTGTGGGTCGGCGTGGGTACGCGCCTTGCGTTGGGGCAGGGCATGTCGCTCGTGTCCGTCGCCTTGTCGCTCGTGCTGGCCACCTCGCCCTCGGAGGCGTGGTCGCTGGAGCGCGTGGTGTCGGAGTCGCTGGCGCGCAGTCCGGAGGTCGCGGCGGCGCAGGCGGAGGAACAAGGTGCGGAAGGCGTACGTGCGACAGACGGACGCTGGCCTCGCGCGAATCCCTCCGTCGAGCTGGCGCTGGTCACGGATGCGCTCACGGGAGACACGGGTGAGCAGCGCACGGAGCTCGTGTTGAGTCAGGCCTTGGAGGTCGCCGGACAGTCGGGGCTCCGGGTGGAGCGCGCGAGCGCGGCCCTGTCCGCTGCCCGTGCACGACGTCACGCCGTGATGCTGAGTGCCTCGGCGGGCGCGGTGGAGTCAGCCGTGGAACTGGAGCGTCGTGAGGCGCGCGCGACGCTGGCGCGTGAGTCGCTCGAGCTGACGCGGGAGATGGAGGCGGCCACGGTGCGTCGCTTCGCCGCGGGCGATGTGTCGGAGCTGGACCGCAACGCCGCTGCATTGGAGCGCGCGCGTGCGGAGGCCCGTGCGGCGCAGGCGCTGGCGGAGGTGGTGGCGGCTCGGGCCGAGTTGAATCGTCGCCTGGGTCGCTCGATGGACTCGGCCTTGCGTGTCTCGCTCGTGGACACCGCGACACAGCCGCTGCCCTCGTCGCTGGAGGGGGAACCCCCGAGCCTGGTCGCGGCGCGCGCCGAGGTGGCCGCGTCGGGC
It encodes:
- the thrA gene encoding bifunctional aspartate kinase/homoserine dehydrogenase I produces the protein MRSNSYRVMKFGGSSVGSPRRLRQVIELIGQHARTGPLAVVVSAMGDTTDWLLEAADLATRGELEGALTVVGRIAHLAKTNAAALHPAQSATLAARVDQLLAPLQRLLHGLSLTRECSPASKDKVLSFGELVSATLLAELLEASGTQARFRDARHLLVTDDAFGTARVDVPRTRERLQSSSAEWGTTVPVIPGFIASTPDGRTTTLGRNGSDYTAALVAQGLGATEVTVWTDVLGLHTADPDLVSDAYPVPHLSHGEGLELAAVGVRMLHPRTMIPLIESGISLRIRNTMHPEHPGTLIDAVGSSDVQRPTCIATREDLALLGIEVRKLSDQFQLGERVLAALRSARITVWMTAQSANGQSIAVVIPRPDTERARTALERELAQELVRREVEPLGIRQPVTLVTLVAEAMGHGVNVAGRFFSALGAVGVGVRASAQGASSRSISCVVDAADTAIAVRTTHAAFNLAHQQVSLFLLGKGTVGGQLLTQLRSQEALLRERHGIALRVVGIADSRRSLFNPAGLPLEGLEEQLARVVRGESGTRALPPLLDELRRLPVPILVDCTANGDVASLYTEAFRRGIHVVAANKKPLALPWNEREALLAEARRHHVAYHYETTVASSLPVIDTLANLVRTGDTVRLITASLSGTLGFICNELMAGVPLSAAVRTAKERGFTEPDPREDLSGADVARKALILARELGLPLSLSDVALEPFVPEPADAGDTAESYLRSLRALDAEYTRKVEHARQGGTVLRYLARIDPTRLGTDTPVIRVGLAPVEAGQPAADLRGSESFVSFTTTRHNEFPLTVRGAGAGGAVTASGVLADILRVSQTLRGR
- a CDS encoding trans-sulfuration enzyme family protein, which codes for MKLATALVHAGTRRDPATGAIAVPVYHSATYQHPALGQSTGYDYSRTKNPTRAALEDALAQLEGGARGLAFASGMAALHAALSLFGPEDHVVLTEDLYGGTFRLVDRLLHLPHTFVDTTKPEAVRAALRPNTKAVVVETPTNPLMKSADLPALVALTREAGVLLIVDNTFLTPYLQRPLELGADLVVHSATKYLAGHNDVVAGALVVRDAALGEKLAYIQNGIGAILGPQDAYLVIRGLKTLALRMERHQSNAREVAAFLSSHPKVERVHYAGQGGMLSFSVKDAALVPQVLAGVRLCLFAESLGGVETLITFPATQTHADIPVARREQLGITDRLLRLSVGIEDCHDIISDLAQALDGHSRFEDVRHAPAAHRP
- a CDS encoding methionine ABC transporter permease produces the protein MPGEQLARALWVATLETLYMTSVATVLVVVLGLPLGVLLVLTDRGGLWERPALNRVLGTLVNVGRSVPFIILMVAIVPLTRLLVGTTIGTTAAIVPLVVAAIPFMGRVVEQGLREVDGGLVEAAIAMGSTHRRVIFRVLLPEALPSLVRGIALVVISLLGYSAMAGAVGGGGLGDLAVKYGYMRFRTDVMLGCLAVLLALVQLVQWLGDGLASRFDHTTQRPSRAHE
- a CDS encoding TolC family protein, whose protein sequence is MAVVLARNLLESLWVGVGTRLALGQGMSLVSVALSLVLATSPSEAWSLERVVSESLARSPEVAAAQAEEQGAEGVRATDGRWPRANPSVELALVTDALTGDTGEQRTELVLSQALEVAGQSGLRVERASAALSAARARRHAVMLSASAGAVESAVELERREARATLARESLELTREMEAATVRRFAAGDVSELDRNAAALERARAEARAAQALAEVVAARAELNRRLGRSMDSALRVSLVDTATQPLPSSLEGEPPSLVAARAEVAASGSEVDLLRRERIPSPTVSLGYERERRPESHGAFSDVHTEHLLIARLSVPLPLWDRNQPELAEARARRKVRESEQVARERDVSAEQSVARATFDAARSAHEALMAVRPSVDRNLELVRRAYEAGELGLDALFLARDRAFAAAAEGVDAAAALVRARVALLRSVGRLPTGQVPE
- a CDS encoding methionine ABC transporter ATP-binding protein, with protein sequence MIELRGISKVYRQGGREVSALQDVTLRVDPGEVFGVLGQSGAGKSTLIRCVNLLERPTQGRVRVNGKEMLSLSPDELRQARQGIGMIFQHFNLFSSQTVAENVAYPLEVAGLSREQIRERVAELLSLVGLSDKADVYPSRLSGGQKQRVGIARALAPRPRILLSDEATSSLDPETTRSVLSLLKDLNRQLGLTVLLITHQMEVVKAICDSVAVLEQGRLVEQGKVVELLSRPGTHLHELCYPPFATGEGSVLRGGQRVSLSLSGEHSTRPILSTLARRFDVDAHLLEGSLERVGEARVGRLLFELTGAPDAVSQALAFLREQGLTSEEAAHAW
- a CDS encoding trans-sulfuration enzyme family protein, with the translated sequence MTSSPTWPRRSTGTPASKTFATRLLHTGHEVDPVTGAAAVPIYQVSMFDQPGLETPGEFDYARSGNPTRKALEGVLATLDEGAGAFAFGSGMAALSTVLMLFSAGDHLVVTDDCYGGTYRVLTRVFSRFGLKATFVDTSDPEAVRAAFRPETKGLLVETVSNPFLRRTDVKAMSALARTYGALLIVDNTFLSPYLSRPLTEGADIVVHSATKFLSGHSDVIAGTVAVRTPELAKEVYFLQNAVGAVLGPQDCFLLQRGIKTLQVRMERQVRTAAALARWLAGRREIEQVYYPGIGAVVSFRLASDAMTAAFVEALELPLLGVSLGAVESILTVPARHSHASVPAAERERRGITDALIRFSVGLEDVEDLQADLANALGRAFREAA
- the cysK gene encoding cysteine synthase A, with translation MPNNIYPDVTQLIGRTPIVRLSRIGTPEEATLLAKVEFFNPGGSVKDRIGLAMLEDAENHGRLRPGMTIVEPTSGNTGVALAMVAAVKGYRIILTMPESMSVERRRILEAYGAELVLTPAAKGMNGAVEAADELLKQLGDKGFMPQQFRNPSNPEIHRRTTAKEILGDLDVTKLDAFVAGIGTGGTITGAGGVLKKANPRLQVIAVEPLRSPLLTEGKAGPHRIQGIGANFVPEVLDRAVYDEVIDVADVDAYVAAKDLARKEGLLVGISSGAALHAARQVARRLGPGKTVLTVLPDTGERYWSLFAAFAEELAKTPQGVAG